From Candidatus Rubrimentiphilum sp., one genomic window encodes:
- a CDS encoding PLP-dependent aminotransferase family protein, with protein sequence MATIPRTVRFAARTARMRASTIREMLKVTLQPDVISFGGGLPAPELFPCDAIAECTREVMSEYGPRALQYTVTDGIPEMREWVAHRLTRRLQTPFEPHEIMIVNGSQQGLDLIAKILIDPGDHIVLENPSYLGAIHAFDAYQARYLAVDTDENGMIPESLEHVLAHAEPPPKFVYLVANFQNPTGRTLSLERRERIVRICEHFGVPIFEDDPYGELRFEGENLPALASYPTSGTIIYSGTGSKILAPGMRVAWLAVRDPEVHEKLVLAKQGADLQSGTLTQYVFARVVSRAEEFEKHVETIRRVYHERRDVMYDALAEHMPKTVSFNRPQGGMFLWARAAGVDTTDLLQVSAKENVVFVPGVSFYPHCDVTDGMRLNFSNARPEKIREGIQRLALAVREMPTLSS encoded by the coding sequence ATGGCTACCATCCCGAGAACCGTGCGCTTTGCCGCGCGGACCGCTCGCATGCGCGCCTCCACCATCCGCGAGATGCTCAAGGTTACACTCCAGCCTGACGTCATTTCGTTTGGCGGGGGACTCCCGGCGCCCGAACTCTTTCCGTGTGACGCCATCGCCGAGTGCACGCGCGAGGTAATGAGTGAATACGGTCCGCGCGCGCTGCAGTACACCGTAACCGACGGCATTCCGGAGATGCGCGAATGGGTGGCACACCGGCTCACGCGCCGCCTGCAAACACCGTTTGAACCGCACGAGATTATGATCGTCAACGGTTCGCAGCAAGGCCTCGATTTAATCGCCAAGATCCTGATCGATCCGGGCGATCACATCGTGCTCGAGAATCCGTCGTATCTCGGCGCGATTCACGCGTTCGACGCGTATCAAGCACGCTATCTCGCGGTGGACACCGACGAAAACGGCATGATTCCGGAATCGCTCGAGCACGTTCTGGCGCACGCGGAGCCGCCGCCGAAATTCGTCTATCTCGTCGCCAACTTTCAGAATCCGACGGGCCGCACGCTTTCGCTCGAACGCCGCGAACGCATCGTGCGCATCTGCGAACACTTCGGCGTCCCGATCTTCGAAGACGACCCGTATGGCGAGTTGCGCTTCGAAGGTGAGAACTTGCCGGCGCTCGCCTCCTACCCGACGAGCGGAACGATCATTTACAGCGGCACCGGCAGCAAGATTCTGGCGCCCGGCATGCGCGTAGCGTGGCTGGCCGTTCGCGATCCCGAGGTCCACGAGAAACTCGTGCTGGCCAAGCAAGGCGCCGATCTGCAAAGCGGAACGCTCACGCAGTACGTCTTCGCCCGCGTCGTCTCGCGCGCGGAAGAGTTTGAAAAACACGTGGAAACGATCCGGCGCGTCTATCACGAGCGCCGCGACGTCATGTACGACGCACTGGCGGAACATATGCCGAAGACGGTGTCGTTCAACCGTCCGCAGGGCGGCATGTTTCTGTGGGCCCGTGCCGCCGGCGTGGACACGACCGATCTTCTGCAAGTCTCGGCCAAAGAAAACGTGGTCTTCGTTCCCGGCGTTTCCTTCTATCCGCACTGCGACGTGACCGACGGAATGCGCCTCAACTTTTCCAACGCGCGCCCAGAAAAAATCCGCGAAGGCATCCAACGGCTGGCTCTTGCGGTACGCGAGATGCCCACACTGTCATCCTGA
- a CDS encoding glycosyl hydrolase family 28-related protein, which translates to MVSLSNHRRAWRGALFALFIALTTLPASAQTAPALFNVQLYGAKGDGIADDTQAFAAARDAAAAAGGGVIYAPHVHAFYRVSGCPALNFASTVPLTLRGDGRFLTIIQTSSPACDIVSVNQSRFTIESLSLDCVTQCTAGQALAFRSGSFVRAYDLWFGFQTFGDIAIGAPELARASSDKVTIESIDGHIAHAGGAGIDVETGYSDIELRDVRLNCNEPARRAGNAYGLRARGSFDTLTMSGVYLQDCGYGMAFTPADGAIAEDIIGTNIILDGMEQTALLMRPQGVRASGMVLRVTLDNLWAGAQGAPGGTSAVGILLDGGPRRTGVDGVRISNFTVPLAQTYGIALDRGNDPAFPMHAAFTGGSVSAWSHAAPGKYPAVAVGLTSPVDDVLFSGVATGAWAHVGTPESAARAYRIHPGSKHVRVEGP; encoded by the coding sequence ATGGTGAGCTTGTCGAACCACCGCCGAGCTTGGCGAGGCGCGCTTTTCGCGCTGTTTATCGCCCTTACAACCCTCCCCGCGAGCGCGCAAACTGCGCCGGCACTATTTAACGTCCAACTCTACGGCGCTAAGGGCGACGGAATCGCCGACGATACGCAAGCGTTTGCAGCTGCACGCGATGCAGCCGCAGCGGCCGGCGGCGGCGTCATCTACGCCCCGCACGTGCACGCGTTTTACCGCGTCTCCGGCTGTCCGGCGCTGAACTTTGCGAGCACCGTGCCGCTGACGCTGCGTGGCGACGGCAGATTCCTCACGATCATCCAAACATCAAGCCCAGCATGCGACATCGTGAGCGTCAACCAATCGCGCTTCACGATCGAATCGCTGTCACTCGACTGCGTGACGCAATGCACTGCCGGCCAGGCGTTAGCTTTCCGCTCCGGCAGCTTCGTCCGGGCGTACGACCTGTGGTTCGGCTTTCAGACGTTCGGCGACATCGCGATCGGCGCGCCCGAGCTCGCCCGCGCGAGCTCCGACAAAGTTACGATCGAAAGCATCGACGGCCATATCGCGCATGCCGGCGGCGCCGGCATCGACGTCGAGACCGGCTACAGCGACATCGAGCTGCGCGACGTGCGGCTGAATTGCAATGAGCCGGCTCGCCGCGCCGGCAACGCCTACGGATTGCGCGCGCGCGGCTCGTTCGACACGCTCACGATGAGCGGCGTGTACTTGCAAGATTGCGGCTACGGCATGGCCTTCACACCTGCCGACGGCGCGATCGCCGAGGATATCATCGGCACGAACATTATTCTCGACGGCATGGAACAGACCGCGCTGCTGATGCGCCCGCAAGGCGTGCGAGCAAGCGGCATGGTGCTGCGCGTGACGCTCGACAACCTTTGGGCCGGCGCGCAGGGCGCACCGGGCGGAACGAGCGCGGTCGGGATTCTTCTCGACGGCGGCCCGCGGCGCACCGGCGTCGACGGCGTACGCATCAGTAACTTCACGGTTCCCCTGGCGCAAACGTACGGGATCGCGCTCGATCGCGGAAACGATCCGGCTTTTCCGATGCACGCCGCCTTCACCGGCGGCAGCGTCTCGGCTTGGTCGCATGCCGCGCCCGGAAAATATCCCGCCGTTGCCGTCGGGCTGACGTCCCCGGTCGACGACGTGTTGTTCAGCGGCGTAGCCACCGGCGCTTGGGCGCACGTCGGCACGCCGGAAAGCGCCGCGCGGGCATATCGCATTCATCCCGGCAGCAAACACGTGCGGGTCGAAGGACCCTGA
- a CDS encoding glycosyltransferase, with the protein MKLAFVTPWFGENLRGGAERIAFEAAHGLQARGHDVEIITTCSESWDGDWYRNAHRPGLSQEGDLPVRRFRVDRANRERFDAVNQVLLETRRSRLKPGLSPIDERSARDFIKHNINSFEMGVHIRNHADDYAAFIFLPYLYGTTLQGWRFVPEKAVLLPCLHDEAYAYLPRVCEMMLGVAQLAFNSESTYQVAQRLYGPAIIPRSTVVGAAISWPQTANQSGEPIGGFQPESSRYALYLGRRSAEKNVDVLERGYRRFRELAPESQLQLVSAGLGERTSLEDVPGIVDLGFVSEDQKVRLLRNCAMLMQPSVNESYSRVLMEAWHAGRPVTVHADCPPTADAVRETGAGWLATDEQSWQKTFLQLDATPAAELSALGARAADYVQRYASWSEVLDRYEVILSKVSSGSRHAPWHATPERHAVHQVVSHLTYGTSEAIGAIALRDELRAHGFESLIFAQDADEEYAAEAIPGAPPPNGAVVLRNRADLAPVADPQRWNIAPDVTLMSALQDGRTNILFVGEVDEHNGQLDLLEVFGHYLMLDFNARLILAGRIADEGYHRRLREAIDRTGVAQRILLPGAVSEAALAAFYRTASVFCSLSSGRQTLGLPLVEAMWFDIPVCALRTPASQALLGNAGVLIDDTSDRLRLAALLRVLATDRNVREKVVASQRNRREVFAPEAWCRQVGALVGCA; encoded by the coding sequence TTGAAGCTCGCCTTCGTCACGCCGTGGTTCGGCGAGAACCTGCGAGGCGGCGCCGAACGCATCGCCTTCGAGGCGGCTCACGGTCTGCAGGCGCGTGGGCATGACGTCGAGATCATCACGACCTGTTCGGAATCGTGGGACGGCGACTGGTACAGGAACGCACATCGCCCGGGGCTTTCACAAGAGGGAGACCTACCCGTTCGCCGGTTTCGCGTCGACCGCGCCAATCGCGAACGCTTCGACGCAGTCAACCAGGTGCTGCTCGAGACTCGACGGTCCCGGCTGAAGCCGGGACTATCTCCTATAGACGAACGAAGCGCTCGCGACTTTATCAAACACAACATCAACTCGTTTGAGATGGGCGTGCACATCCGCAACCATGCGGATGACTATGCGGCCTTTATTTTTTTGCCGTACCTCTACGGCACGACGCTGCAAGGCTGGCGGTTCGTGCCGGAAAAAGCTGTCTTGCTGCCCTGCTTGCACGACGAGGCCTACGCGTATCTGCCGCGCGTTTGCGAGATGATGCTCGGAGTCGCGCAGCTGGCCTTCAACAGTGAGAGCACGTATCAAGTCGCGCAGCGTCTCTACGGCCCGGCGATTATTCCGCGCAGCACGGTAGTCGGCGCGGCGATCTCGTGGCCGCAAACCGCCAACCAGTCCGGCGAACCGATCGGCGGCTTCCAGCCGGAAAGCTCGCGGTACGCGCTGTACTTGGGCCGGCGTTCGGCTGAAAAGAACGTCGACGTGCTGGAACGAGGCTACCGGAGATTCCGCGAGCTTGCGCCGGAATCGCAACTCCAGCTGGTCAGCGCGGGACTCGGAGAACGCACGAGTCTGGAAGACGTCCCCGGCATCGTCGATCTCGGATTCGTGAGCGAGGATCAAAAGGTGCGGCTGCTGCGGAACTGCGCCATGTTGATGCAGCCCAGCGTCAATGAAAGCTATTCGCGCGTGTTGATGGAGGCTTGGCACGCTGGACGGCCCGTCACCGTGCACGCAGATTGTCCGCCGACGGCCGATGCCGTGCGTGAAACCGGTGCGGGCTGGCTGGCAACCGACGAGCAATCCTGGCAAAAGACTTTTCTGCAGCTCGACGCGACTCCGGCGGCCGAATTGTCGGCACTGGGCGCGCGCGCCGCGGACTACGTGCAACGCTATGCATCGTGGAGCGAAGTGCTCGATCGCTACGAAGTGATTCTGAGTAAGGTTTCTTCCGGTTCGCGGCACGCTCCGTGGCATGCGACGCCGGAACGCCACGCCGTGCATCAAGTGGTTTCACATCTCACCTACGGCACGTCCGAAGCGATCGGCGCGATCGCGCTGCGCGACGAGTTGCGGGCGCACGGGTTCGAGTCGCTCATCTTCGCTCAAGACGCCGACGAGGAGTATGCCGCCGAAGCGATACCGGGAGCGCCGCCGCCCAACGGCGCGGTCGTCCTGCGCAATCGCGCCGACCTGGCGCCGGTAGCGGATCCGCAGCGCTGGAACATCGCGCCGGACGTAACGCTGATGAGTGCCCTCCAAGACGGTCGAACAAATATACTCTTTGTCGGCGAAGTAGACGAACATAACGGGCAACTCGACCTGCTGGAAGTCTTCGGTCACTACCTGATGCTGGATTTCAATGCGCGCTTGATCCTGGCCGGACGAATCGCCGACGAAGGCTATCATCGCCGGTTGCGCGAGGCAATCGATCGCACAGGCGTAGCGCAGCGGATTCTTCTCCCGGGAGCGGTTTCAGAAGCGGCGCTGGCGGCGTTCTATCGCACGGCGAGCGTTTTCTGTTCGCTCAGTTCCGGCCGCCAAACGCTAGGCTTGCCGCTCGTAGAAGCGATGTGGTTCGACATTCCCGTTTGCGCGCTGCGGACTCCCGCGAGCCAAGCGTTGCTTGGCAACGCCGGCGTTTTGATCGACGACACGAGCGATCGGCTGCGGCTGGCGGCGTTGCTGCGCGTCCTTGCGACGGATCGGAACGTTCGCGAAAAGGTGGTGGCCTCGCAGCGCAACCGGCGCGAAGTCTTCGCACCCGAGGCGTGGTGCCGCCAAGTCGGCGCGCTGGTCGGATGCGCATAG
- a CDS encoding glycosyltransferase family 4 protein — protein sequence MRIALVVPRASEEITGGAEAFCLTAARELAANHDVEVLTTCAHDYQTWANVYAEGVDAIDGLTVRRFRVDQPRDTLRFNQISAQFRYRLSTLSDREQELWLREQGPYSTTMLRYLWEQRENYDAFVFFTYLYATTYFGLPLVQDRAYLVPLTHDEWPVYMPAWNALFDRPRGMLFVSPEERGFVQRRFSRTLPKSPICYVPLHAAQKGDAEAFRRSSGISEPFLLYVGRIDGSKGCDELCALFAEYSQSHGQSGLHLVLAGEGGELLPRYERIHALGYVDEATKWNALAACSAFVMPSRNESLCIALLEAWAAQKPALVNGASPVLVGQCRRANGGLWYSDQKTFNAAVDVITSEVGEILGRQGSRFFREHYERGNVRESFSSLLSS from the coding sequence ATGCGCATAGCGCTGGTCGTCCCGCGCGCTTCCGAAGAGATCACCGGCGGCGCCGAGGCCTTTTGCCTGACGGCGGCGCGAGAACTGGCGGCCAATCACGATGTCGAGGTGCTCACGACGTGCGCGCACGACTATCAGACGTGGGCGAACGTCTATGCCGAAGGCGTGGATGCGATTGATGGTCTTACGGTTCGGCGTTTTCGCGTCGACCAGCCGCGTGACACGCTGCGCTTCAACCAGATCTCGGCTCAGTTTCGCTATCGCCTAAGCACGCTGAGCGACCGGGAACAGGAGCTGTGGCTGCGCGAGCAAGGCCCGTACTCAACGACGATGCTTCGGTACCTCTGGGAGCAGCGTGAAAACTACGATGCGTTCGTCTTCTTCACGTACCTCTACGCGACGACGTATTTCGGCCTGCCGCTCGTCCAAGATCGCGCATACCTCGTTCCGCTGACACACGATGAATGGCCGGTCTACATGCCGGCATGGAACGCGCTCTTCGATCGCCCGCGCGGCATGCTTTTCGTTTCACCTGAAGAGCGCGGCTTCGTCCAGCGGCGATTTTCGCGTACGCTGCCTAAGAGCCCGATCTGCTACGTACCTCTTCACGCCGCGCAAAAAGGCGATGCGGAAGCCTTCCGGCGCAGCTCAGGGATCTCGGAACCGTTCTTACTCTACGTCGGACGAATTGACGGCTCGAAGGGATGCGACGAGCTGTGCGCACTCTTCGCGGAGTACTCGCAATCGCACGGGCAAAGCGGATTGCATCTCGTGCTCGCGGGTGAGGGCGGCGAATTGCTGCCGCGATACGAGCGCATTCATGCTTTGGGCTACGTGGACGAAGCGACGAAATGGAATGCTCTGGCGGCTTGTTCCGCTTTTGTGATGCCTAGCCGCAATGAAAGTCTTTGCATTGCGCTGCTGGAGGCGTGGGCCGCGCAAAAACCGGCCTTGGTAAACGGGGCGAGCCCGGTGCTCGTCGGGCAATGCCGGCGCGCGAACGGCGGCCTCTGGTACAGCGACCAAAAGACGTTCAACGCCGCGGTTGATGTAATAACTTCAGAGGTAGGCGAGATTTTGGGGCGCCAGGGCAGCCGGTTTTTCCGCGAGCACTACGAGCGCGGCAACGTCCGCGAATCGTTCAGCTCTTTATTGTCATCCTGA
- a CDS encoding FkbM family methyltransferase, whose translation MSTSMQADEIRELRLTSSEAYGDGYFDDPAVQQSLLFEKRGDVIFDKAGNLNLEYRYPSTIGTALFFHGAFEGGEADFAAAVLRQSTAPIVIDAGANIGLHIVAWAEAVPALRGYAFEPVAANVELLETNLRSHSLLDRVRVERSVLGAAVGSVVLHETDDAAYSSIIDTGRRKIVASYDVPATTVDDYVASNAIAQLDLLKIDVEGYEDAVLEGAQRSIATHRPHLFVEISAENHNTDPEATIARLKDIGYTPYVISDGIVTECERHDDRFYNYFFIHESRPVVLPQPNLRQVRRSVGLYADLIRRQRVGVLQMRADLDAKDLEVRRLRTAAEERLNLIRRLQSVSRNAGAQIAERSHETDERVEAMETELLQSGQLAEGRLRLVETLREENAALAARCEGLESDRHLKAGLLASLESQVKQLSEALAATGEAQTLREHLRKKEEVIQGLKTTVDEQREHIGRFQKAANERLGIIERFDAHVAFLREQLEFLNRRTEDEQKAAQERGRRIMELTQSLDERNRQLEELRGAFESTKMDATAKDLLINKLDEFLKSQRDEAVEMRKVAEERLAVIEQLDELARERLEVIRSLNERLNAV comes from the coding sequence ATGTCGACAAGTATGCAAGCCGACGAAATCCGCGAGCTCCGGCTGACCTCCAGCGAGGCCTACGGCGACGGATACTTTGACGATCCCGCCGTCCAGCAGAGCTTGCTCTTCGAAAAACGCGGCGACGTTATCTTCGATAAGGCGGGCAACCTAAACCTTGAATACCGGTACCCGTCGACCATTGGAACGGCGCTTTTCTTTCATGGGGCTTTCGAAGGGGGCGAGGCCGATTTCGCGGCCGCCGTGCTGCGCCAATCCACGGCTCCGATCGTGATCGATGCCGGCGCAAACATTGGCCTTCACATCGTCGCTTGGGCCGAAGCCGTGCCGGCGTTGCGCGGGTATGCATTCGAGCCCGTCGCCGCAAACGTGGAGCTGTTGGAAACGAATTTACGATCGCACTCCTTGCTCGACCGAGTTCGCGTCGAACGTTCGGTCCTGGGAGCGGCCGTGGGCTCGGTTGTACTCCATGAGACGGATGACGCGGCCTATAGCTCGATCATAGATACCGGGCGGCGGAAGATCGTCGCGAGCTACGACGTGCCCGCAACAACCGTCGACGACTATGTCGCGTCCAACGCGATCGCGCAGCTTGATTTGCTGAAAATCGACGTCGAGGGATACGAAGATGCGGTCTTGGAAGGCGCTCAGCGAAGCATAGCGACGCATCGGCCGCACCTTTTTGTAGAGATCTCGGCGGAAAACCACAATACCGACCCCGAGGCGACGATTGCACGGCTAAAGGACATCGGCTATACGCCGTACGTGATTAGCGATGGAATCGTCACCGAGTGCGAGCGTCACGACGACCGGTTCTATAACTATTTCTTCATCCATGAGTCGCGCCCGGTTGTGCTTCCGCAACCGAATCTTCGCCAGGTGCGGCGTTCCGTCGGGCTTTATGCGGATCTGATCCGGAGACAGCGCGTGGGTGTGCTGCAGATGCGTGCCGATCTCGACGCAAAGGACCTTGAGGTTCGCCGTTTGCGCACCGCTGCGGAAGAGCGGCTCAATCTCATCCGGCGGCTGCAGAGCGTTAGCCGGAATGCCGGCGCGCAGATCGCCGAGCGGTCGCACGAAACCGATGAACGTGTTGAAGCGATGGAAACCGAGCTTCTGCAATCGGGCCAACTGGCGGAAGGGCGGCTGCGCTTAGTCGAGACGTTGCGCGAAGAGAACGCGGCACTTGCCGCCCGCTGCGAGGGTTTGGAATCGGATCGCCATCTCAAGGCCGGCTTGCTCGCATCGCTGGAGTCGCAGGTCAAGCAACTCTCCGAGGCGCTCGCTGCGACGGGAGAGGCACAGACGCTGCGCGAGCATCTGCGGAAAAAAGAAGAAGTGATCCAAGGCTTAAAAACGACGGTCGATGAGCAGCGCGAACATATCGGCCGGTTTCAAAAGGCTGCAAACGAACGGCTTGGCATCATTGAGCGCTTCGATGCACACGTGGCCTTCCTGCGCGAGCAGCTCGAGTTCTTGAACAGGAGGACCGAGGACGAACAGAAGGCCGCTCAGGAACGCGGCCGCCGCATCATGGAGCTGACGCAGTCGCTTGACGAGCGGAACCGTCAGCTGGAGGAACTTCGCGGCGCGTTTGAGTCCACGAAAATGGATGCGACTGCCAAAGATCTCTTGATTAACAAACTCGATGAGTTCTTGAAGTCACAACGCGACGAAGCGGTGGAGATGCGCAAGGTTGCAGAAGAACGACTCGCCGTCATCGAGCAGTTGGACGAGCTCGCTCGCGAACGGCTTGAAGTCATACGCTCGCTCAACGAACGCTTGAACGCGGTTTAA